A region from the Aquila chrysaetos chrysaetos chromosome 15, bAquChr1.4, whole genome shotgun sequence genome encodes:
- the KCNS3 gene encoding potassium voltage-gated channel subfamily S member 3 translates to MVYGEFFRRPGKDAELINLNVGGFKQSVDQSTLLRFPHTRLGKLLKCHSEEAILELCDDYSVADKEYYFDRNPSLFRYVLNFYYTGKLHVMEELCVFSFCQEIEYWGINELFIDSCCSNRYQERKEEGPEKDWDQKSNDRSIDSSNEESSIFDKELEKFDNLCFGEIRKKIWVRMENPAYCLSAKLIAVSSLSVVLASIVAMCIHSMPEFQKLDANDREIEDPVLEAVEITCIIWFTAELVIRLITAPSQKKFWKKPLNIIDFVSIIPFYATLAVDTKEEESEDIENMGKVVQILRLMRIFRILKLARHSVGLRSLGATLRHSYQEVGLLLLFLSVGISIFSVLVYSVEKDDDSSELHSIPVCWWWATISMTTVGYGDTYPVTLAGKLLGTLCIICGILVVALPITIIFNKFSKYYQKQKDIDPDQCNNDRKEKCNDLPYFNIRDIYAKKMHSFISSLSSVGIVVSDQDSTDASSIQDMEDAYNTTSLENGTGK, encoded by the coding sequence ATGGTTTATGGTGAATTTTTCCGCAGACCTGGCAAAGATGCAGAACTTATCAATTTGAATGTGGGTGGCTTTAAGCAATCAGTGGACCAAAGCACCTTGCTCCGATTTCCCCATACCAGACTTGGGAAACTTCTCAAATGCCATTCAGAAGAAGCTATTCTAGAACTATGTGATGATTATAGTGTTGCAGACAAGGAATATTACTTTGACAGGAATCCTTCATTGTTCCGATATGTTCTGAATTTTTACTATACAGGCAAACTTCATGTCATGGAAGAACTTTGtgtcttttccttctgccagGAAATAGAGTACTGGGGGATAAATGAGCTGTTTATTGATTCCTGCTGCAGCAATCGGTAccaagagaggaaagaagaaggTCCTGAGAAAGACTGGGACCAGAAGAGCAATGACAGAAGTATAGACTCCTCTAACGAAGAGTCATCCATATTTgacaaagagctggaaaaatttGACAATCTGTGTTTTGgtgaaataagaaagaagatCTGGGTCAGAATGGAAAATCCTGCATACTGCTTGTCTGCCAAGTTAATTGCCGTGTCGTCCCTGAGTGTTGTCCTGGCATCAATTGTGGCCATGTGCATTCACAGCATGCCAGAGTTTCAAAAGCTGGATGCCAATGACAGGGAGATTGAAGACCCTGTTTTGGAAGCTGTGGAGATTACGTGCATCATCTGGTTCACTGCTGAGCTAGTGATCAGGCTCATCACTGCTCCAAGTCAAAAGAAGTTCTGGAAGAAACCACTGAATATCATTGATTTTGTCTCTATTATCCCATTTTATGCCACGCTGGCTGTGGACAcgaaggaagaagaaagtgaagaTATTGAAAATATGGGGAAAGTGGTTCAAATCCTGCGGTTAATGAGGATATTTCGCATCCTGAAACTGGCCAGGCACTCCGTAGGACTGCGATCTTTAGGTGCCACTTTGAGACATAGCTATCAGGAAGTTGGActcctgcttttgtttttgtctgttgggatttctattttttcagtgcttgtcTACTCAGTGGAGAAGGATGATGACTCATCAGAACTGCACAGCATCCCTGTTTGCTGGTGGTGGGCAACCATCAGCATGACCACTGTTGGTTATGGGGACACTTACCCGGTCACGcttgctggaaagctgcttggCACCCTATGCATCATCTGTGGGATACTGGTGGTAGCACTTCCAATCACCATTATTTTCAATAAGTTTTCTAAGTACTatcaaaaacaaaaagatattgATCCAGACCAATGCAACAATGATCGCAAAGAGAAATGTAATGACCTACCTTATTTTAACATTAGGGATATTTATGCAAAAAAGATGCACTCCTTCATTTCTAGCCTTTCTTCAGTAGGAATTGTAGTCAGCGACCAAGATTCAACAGATGCCTCCAGCATCCAAGATATGGAGGATGCTTATAACACAACATCTTTAGAGAATGGTACAGGAAAATGA